Proteins co-encoded in one Coregonus clupeaformis isolate EN_2021a chromosome 17, ASM2061545v1, whole genome shotgun sequence genomic window:
- the LOC121585950 gene encoding protein SOGA3 isoform X2 codes for MNPASSGAADSRSQLDNSNRKQQQQRASSPAGGKDTGSKETPKSSTPSKSITSKQCGGGRGSRVSSPVSTATSKDRQSSSSTGAASVAGAAPVQPGGAEIQTLSRAAAAAGSSRGAAEEGSSQSEDSRCTDISCFKGDTTRVVSDQPCSSKSPKLKNNNPRGEGGGGASSTATGNKKSSSKRSVGCGPGFWREGCLQSELIQFHLNKSLKKGGGKMQTKTLSPPEPVTEMAEPEDLTPEAIVNEPEPVPEPDQLFQEEIEKLEDENDELKTEIEEMRVEMDEMRDTFYEEDACQLQDMRRELERANKNCRILQYRLRKAERKRMRFAQTGEVDGELLRALEQDLKVAKDVSVRLHHELENVEEKRTKTEEENEKLRQKLIEVEVTKQALHNQLEKAKELSLKRRGGRDVQKEKRIPQTPIEKMAKIDKEKDRLEHELQKYRSFYGDVDSPGPKGEAGGPATSRESELKLRLRLVEEEANILGRKIVELEVENRGLKAELEDMRDRDEVAGGSAEHGCSREQGEELRELRQQLQLVEDEAELLRRNLQDAEEDNNKVTGELNKLKYKEGSRHGAGGGAGAAADRAKVEVLQEELKAARLQINELSGKVMQMQYENRVLLSNMQRYDLASHLGIRASPRESDAESDGGDDASTSSRFPPHRKREGPVGGESDSDEVRNIRCLTPTRSLYSPEGRFLPRSLKDRQQMMDIRIEAERLGRTIDRLIADTSTIIAEARVYMVSNGELYEEEGSAVREHELLYRINAQMKAFRKELQGFIDRLDVPKSEDKEDEEPLSMFQPIILLILLLLLFSSLSYTTIFKLLFLFTLFFVL; via the exons ATGAACCCTGCCTCAAGCGGCGCTGCCGACTCCCGCAGCCAGCTAGACAATAGCAATAGAAAACAACAGCAACAGCGAGCTTCCTCTCCGGCTGGCGGCAAAGACACTGGATCTAAAGAGACACCTAAAAGCAGCACTCCGTCAAAGAGCATCACGTCAAAGCAGTgcggaggagggagaggcagccGCGTCAGCTCCCCGGTCTCCACGGCAACCAGCAAAGACAGACAGTCTTCCTCTTCCACAGGCGCGGCAAGCGTGGCAGGCGCGGCCCCTGTCCAGCCCGGAGGTGCTGAAATCCAGACGTTGAGCAGGGCGGCGGCGGCGGCTGGGAGCAGCAGAGGAGCGGCAGAGGAGGGCAGTAGTCAGTCTGAAGACTCGCGTTGCACTGACATATCGTGCTTTAAGGGGGATACAACACGGGTTGTTTCTGATCAGCCTTGTTCATCCAAATCTCCTAAATTGAAGAACAATAAcccgagaggagagggaggaggaggagctagCAGCACAGCGACCGGCAACAAAAAGAGCTCCAGCAAGAGAAGTGTGGGCTGCGGCCCTGGGTTCTGGAGAGAGGGATGTTTGCAGTCTGAGCTGATCCAGTTTCACCTGAATAAGAGCTTAAAGAAAGGAGGAGGCAAGATGCAGACGAAGACACTGTCTCCCCCGGAGCCCGTTACAGAAATGGCGGAACCAGAGGATCTCACCCCTGAGGCCATCGTTAACGAGCCCGAGCCGGTACCTGAGCCTGACCAGCTATTTCAGGAGGAGATAGAGAAGCTGGAGGATGAAAATGATGAGCTAAag ACTGAGATAGAGGAGATGAGAGTGGAGATGGATGAGATGAGAGACACGTTCTATGAAGAGGACGCGTGCCAGCTGCAGGACATGCGTCGCGAGCTGGAGCGAGCCAATAAGAACTGCCGGATTCTCCAGTACCGTCTGAGGAAGgcggagaggaagaggatgaggttCGCCCAGACCGGAGAGGTAGACGGAGAGCTACTGAGGGCCCTGGAGCAGGACTTGAAG gTAGCGAAGGATGTGTCAGTGCGTCTGCACCATGAGTTGGAGAAcgtggaggagaagaggacgaAGACGGAGGAGGAGAACGAGAAGCTGAGGCAAAAGCTGATAGAGGTGGAGGTGACCAAGCAGGCCCTGCACAACCAGCTGGAGAAGGCcaaggag CTGTCACTGAAGAGAAGAGGAGGCAGGGATGTTCAGAAAGAGAAAAGGATTCCACAGACCCCAATAGAG AAGATGGCTAAAATTGACAAGGAGAAGGACCGGCTGGAACACGAGCTGCAGAAGTACCGCTCCTTCTACGGGGACGTGGACAGCCCTGGGCCCAAGGGAGAGGCTGGGGGACCAGCCACCTCCCGGGAGTCAGAGCTGAAACTGAGGCTGAGACTGGTGGAGGAGGAAGCCAACATCCTGGGGAGGAAGATTGTAGAGCTGGAGGTGGAGAACAGAGGACTGAAGGCTGAACTGGAGGACATGAGAgacag GGATGAGGTGGCTGGAGGCTCGGCTGAGCATGGCTgcagcagggagcagggagaggaaCTCAGGGAGCTAAGGCAACAGCTACAGCTGGTGGAAGACGAGGCAGAGCTACTTAGGAGGAACCTGCAGGATGCAGAGGAGGACAACAACAAG GTGACGGGAGAGCTAAACAAGCTAAAGTACAAGGAGGGCTCCAGGCACGGTGCTGGTGGTGGGGCCGGGGCAGCTGCGGACCGGGCCAAGGTGGAGGTCCTGCAGGAGGAGCTAAAGGCTGCCAGGCTGCAGATCAACGAGCTGAGTGGCAAG GTGATGCAGATGCAGTATGAGAACCGGGTCCTCCTGTCCAACATGCAGCGCTATGACCTGGCATCACACCTGGGCATCAGGGCCAGCCCCCGGGAAAGTGACGCAGAGAGTGACGGAGGAGATGACGCCTCCACCTCATCACGCTTCCCACCCCACCGTAAACGCGAAGGCCCCGTCGGAGGGGAGAGCGACTCGGACGAG GTGCGTAACATCCGGTGCCTGACCCCCACCCGCTCCCTGTACTCCCCCGAGGGCCGCTTCCTCCCCCGCAGCCTGAAGGACCGGCAGCAGATGATGGACATCCGTATAGAAGCAGAGCGACTGGGCCGGACCATCGATAGGCTGATAGCAGACACCAGTACCATCATCGCTGAGGCCCGGGTCTATATGGTCTCCAACGGGGAGCTTTATGAGGAGGAAGGGAGCGCCGTCAGGGAGCATGAGCTGCTGTACAGGATCAACGCTCAGATGAAGGCCTTCAGGAAGGAGCTGCAGGGCTTTATAGACAGACTGGATGTCCCCAAGTCAGAGGACAAGGAGGATGAGGAACCACTGTCT ATGTTTCAACCCATCATTCTGctgatcctcctcctcctcctgttctcctCACTCTCCTATACCACCATCTTCaaactcctcttcctcttcacgcTCTTCTTCGTCCTGTAA
- the LOC121585950 gene encoding protein SOGA3 isoform X1: protein MNPASSGAADSRSQLDNSNRKQQQQRASSPAGGKDTGSKETPKSSTPSKSITSKQCGGGRGSRVSSPVSTATSKDRQSSSSTGAASVAGAAPVQPGGAEIQTLSRAAAAAGSSRGAAEEGSSQSEDSRCTDISCFKGDTTRVVSDQPCSSKSPKLKNNNPRGEGGGGASSTATGNKKSSSKRSVGCGPGFWREGCLQSELIQFHLNKSLKKGGGKMQTKTLSPPEPVTEMAEPEDLTPEAIVNEPEPVPEPDQLFQEEIEKLEDENDELKTEIEEMRVEMDEMRDTFYEEDACQLQDMRRELERANKNCRILQYRLRKAERKRMRFAQTGEVDGELLRALEQDLKVAKDVSVRLHHELENVEEKRTKTEEENEKLRQKLIEVEVTKQALHNQLEKAKELSLKRRGGRDVQKEKRIPQTPIEEENEDLKCQLAFIKEEAVLMRKKMAKIDKEKDRLEHELQKYRSFYGDVDSPGPKGEAGGPATSRESELKLRLRLVEEEANILGRKIVELEVENRGLKAELEDMRDRDEVAGGSAEHGCSREQGEELRELRQQLQLVEDEAELLRRNLQDAEEDNNKVTGELNKLKYKEGSRHGAGGGAGAAADRAKVEVLQEELKAARLQINELSGKVMQMQYENRVLLSNMQRYDLASHLGIRASPRESDAESDGGDDASTSSRFPPHRKREGPVGGESDSDEVRNIRCLTPTRSLYSPEGRFLPRSLKDRQQMMDIRIEAERLGRTIDRLIADTSTIIAEARVYMVSNGELYEEEGSAVREHELLYRINAQMKAFRKELQGFIDRLDVPKSEDKEDEEPLSMFQPIILLILLLLLFSSLSYTTIFKLLFLFTLFFVL from the exons ATGAACCCTGCCTCAAGCGGCGCTGCCGACTCCCGCAGCCAGCTAGACAATAGCAATAGAAAACAACAGCAACAGCGAGCTTCCTCTCCGGCTGGCGGCAAAGACACTGGATCTAAAGAGACACCTAAAAGCAGCACTCCGTCAAAGAGCATCACGTCAAAGCAGTgcggaggagggagaggcagccGCGTCAGCTCCCCGGTCTCCACGGCAACCAGCAAAGACAGACAGTCTTCCTCTTCCACAGGCGCGGCAAGCGTGGCAGGCGCGGCCCCTGTCCAGCCCGGAGGTGCTGAAATCCAGACGTTGAGCAGGGCGGCGGCGGCGGCTGGGAGCAGCAGAGGAGCGGCAGAGGAGGGCAGTAGTCAGTCTGAAGACTCGCGTTGCACTGACATATCGTGCTTTAAGGGGGATACAACACGGGTTGTTTCTGATCAGCCTTGTTCATCCAAATCTCCTAAATTGAAGAACAATAAcccgagaggagagggaggaggaggagctagCAGCACAGCGACCGGCAACAAAAAGAGCTCCAGCAAGAGAAGTGTGGGCTGCGGCCCTGGGTTCTGGAGAGAGGGATGTTTGCAGTCTGAGCTGATCCAGTTTCACCTGAATAAGAGCTTAAAGAAAGGAGGAGGCAAGATGCAGACGAAGACACTGTCTCCCCCGGAGCCCGTTACAGAAATGGCGGAACCAGAGGATCTCACCCCTGAGGCCATCGTTAACGAGCCCGAGCCGGTACCTGAGCCTGACCAGCTATTTCAGGAGGAGATAGAGAAGCTGGAGGATGAAAATGATGAGCTAAag ACTGAGATAGAGGAGATGAGAGTGGAGATGGATGAGATGAGAGACACGTTCTATGAAGAGGACGCGTGCCAGCTGCAGGACATGCGTCGCGAGCTGGAGCGAGCCAATAAGAACTGCCGGATTCTCCAGTACCGTCTGAGGAAGgcggagaggaagaggatgaggttCGCCCAGACCGGAGAGGTAGACGGAGAGCTACTGAGGGCCCTGGAGCAGGACTTGAAG gTAGCGAAGGATGTGTCAGTGCGTCTGCACCATGAGTTGGAGAAcgtggaggagaagaggacgaAGACGGAGGAGGAGAACGAGAAGCTGAGGCAAAAGCTGATAGAGGTGGAGGTGACCAAGCAGGCCCTGCACAACCAGCTGGAGAAGGCcaaggag CTGTCACTGAAGAGAAGAGGAGGCAGGGATGTTCAGAAAGAGAAAAGGATTCCACAGACCCCAATAGAG GAGGAAAATGAGGATCTGAAATGCCAGCTGGCCTTCATCAAGGAGGAAGCCGTTTTGATGAGGAAGAAGATGGCTAAAATTGACAAGGAGAAGGACCGGCTGGAACACGAGCTGCAGAAGTACCGCTCCTTCTACGGGGACGTGGACAGCCCTGGGCCCAAGGGAGAGGCTGGGGGACCAGCCACCTCCCGGGAGTCAGAGCTGAAACTGAGGCTGAGACTGGTGGAGGAGGAAGCCAACATCCTGGGGAGGAAGATTGTAGAGCTGGAGGTGGAGAACAGAGGACTGAAGGCTGAACTGGAGGACATGAGAgacag GGATGAGGTGGCTGGAGGCTCGGCTGAGCATGGCTgcagcagggagcagggagaggaaCTCAGGGAGCTAAGGCAACAGCTACAGCTGGTGGAAGACGAGGCAGAGCTACTTAGGAGGAACCTGCAGGATGCAGAGGAGGACAACAACAAG GTGACGGGAGAGCTAAACAAGCTAAAGTACAAGGAGGGCTCCAGGCACGGTGCTGGTGGTGGGGCCGGGGCAGCTGCGGACCGGGCCAAGGTGGAGGTCCTGCAGGAGGAGCTAAAGGCTGCCAGGCTGCAGATCAACGAGCTGAGTGGCAAG GTGATGCAGATGCAGTATGAGAACCGGGTCCTCCTGTCCAACATGCAGCGCTATGACCTGGCATCACACCTGGGCATCAGGGCCAGCCCCCGGGAAAGTGACGCAGAGAGTGACGGAGGAGATGACGCCTCCACCTCATCACGCTTCCCACCCCACCGTAAACGCGAAGGCCCCGTCGGAGGGGAGAGCGACTCGGACGAG GTGCGTAACATCCGGTGCCTGACCCCCACCCGCTCCCTGTACTCCCCCGAGGGCCGCTTCCTCCCCCGCAGCCTGAAGGACCGGCAGCAGATGATGGACATCCGTATAGAAGCAGAGCGACTGGGCCGGACCATCGATAGGCTGATAGCAGACACCAGTACCATCATCGCTGAGGCCCGGGTCTATATGGTCTCCAACGGGGAGCTTTATGAGGAGGAAGGGAGCGCCGTCAGGGAGCATGAGCTGCTGTACAGGATCAACGCTCAGATGAAGGCCTTCAGGAAGGAGCTGCAGGGCTTTATAGACAGACTGGATGTCCCCAAGTCAGAGGACAAGGAGGATGAGGAACCACTGTCT ATGTTTCAACCCATCATTCTGctgatcctcctcctcctcctgttctcctCACTCTCCTATACCACCATCTTCaaactcctcttcctcttcacgcTCTTCTTCGTCCTGTAA